The sequence below is a genomic window from Campylobacter ornithocola.
GAATTTAAAATTGCATTTTTAAAAATAGCAGGATTTGAAGTAGCACCATTAATTGTCTTTGAGTAAATTAAATCCAAAAAACTATGGTCTAAAAATTCATTTTCTATAAAGTCACACCATAGAGAAAATTTTTTCATTGTATCACCTTTATTATTTCTTTTAAATCTTTTTTATCTATACAAACATCCGCGTGAGATTTTAAAATTTCTTTAGCGCAAAAAGCTATTTTTAATCCACATTCTTTAAACATAGAAATATCATTAGCTCCATCACCTACACACATTATCTCTTCTGTTTTTAGGTTTAAGAATTTCTTAAGTCTTTGTAATATAATGCCTTTTGAGTTATTAAACATAATCTCTCCACCAACTTTTCCTGTTAATACATTATTTTTGCTATGTAAGAAGTTGGCAAAACCGAAGTCAAAATGAAGTTTATTTTGTATTAAGTCAATTCCTTCGTGAAACCCACCACTGAAAACAATTATTTTTATATTTTTACTTTTTAAATATTCGCATAATTCTTTTGCACCATTCATCAAAGGTAGATTTTCACAACATTTTTTTACCTGATCAATAGACATACCTTCAAGCAAAGCTACCCTAGCACTTAAGCTTTCAAAAAAATCAAGCTCACCATTCATTGCTTTGTTGGTGATTGCCTTAACAGCATCACCAACGCCATATTCTTGTGCTAAAATATCAATGGTTTCACCATCCATTAGAGTAGAATCAAAATCAAATGCGCAAAGTTTTATCATCAAAACTCACGCTTTAACAAAGCTTCTGCTTTTAATATGGTCAAAATGTTTTCTTCTCTTTTACCTATACCAAAAATCATGCCTTTTTCTTTTAGTAAGGTTTCAGGTGGCGGATCAATTCTGCTTCTGTGAATTTTGATAGCCTCTGTCAGTCTATCTATCACAAATCCAGCATTACCCGCAGGAGTTTGATTGCCATTTGTCATACCTTTTAAAACAATATATCTTGTTTGAGGAGTCATTTTAGAACTACCTTGATTAAATCTTTTTGCAAGATCAATCAAAGGCATAACATTACCCCTCATATTAAATACACCTAAAACATAATCAGGCACACTTGGCACCCTAGTGTATTCTATAGGTTTAATAATTTCTTGGATATTAAGAATTGGAATAGCATATTCCTCATCTCCTACCACAAAACCAACAAGTTGAATAATATCCTCTTCTTTATCCACATCCGGCTCTGCAATTTGTGATTGTTGTTTTTGCAAAACCTGGCTTAATTTATCATTCATCTTCTTATCCTAGTTTTAAATTTTTTCTAACTACATTTTCTAAGTACTCTGGAGAGTAAGGCTTAGTAATATACTCAGTCATTCCTACTTCCACACCTCTTAAACGGTCTGATTTACTAGTTCTTGAAGTTACTGCAACAAGTGGAAGGTTTTTGTACTTGGAATATTTTCTAATTTCACCTGCCAAAGTATAACCATCCATTCTTGGCATTTCAATATCAATTAATACAGCATCAATGTCATGTTCGCCTGATTTTATCATATTTAAAGCTTCCACACCATTAGTTGCTTCTACAATACTTACACCTAATGGCTCTAGTGATTTTTGCATGATGTTTCTATCCATTTTAGAATCATCCACTATAAGTACCGTATAATCACTTGGTTTTTCTTTTGAACTTTTTTTAGATTGCGATTCTATTTGTGCTTTAATATCTACTTTAATTTCTTTCGCAATATCCATCATAGCAGCAACATCAATAATTAAAGTAACTCTACCATCACCACGAATAGTTGCCCCTGCTATACCTTGAATATTTTGCAAATACTCACCCATAGATTTGATAACAATTTCTTCTTGACCCACCAAAGTATCTACTATAATACCAAGCTTGCTTTCTGCTACTCCAATAACAACTACATAAGTTTGATCAGTGTTTTCAAGCACTTGTTTTACACCAAACACATCTGAAAGTCTTACTAAAGATAAAACTTCATCTCTTAAGCGTAATACATTTTTACCTTCAATGGTATAAATATCATCAATTGGAACCCTAACTGTTTCAAGGACTGATGCAAGCGGAATAGCATAAAATTCTTCTTGTGTACCTACAAGTAATGATTGGATAATTGCTAAAGTAAGTGGAATTTTAAGCTTCATTACAGTGCCTTTTCCAAGCTCACTATCAATCTCAATAACGCCATTCAATTTTTCAATATTAGTTTTAACAACATCCATTCCAACACCACGACCTGAAACATTGGTAATTTTCTTCGCAGTTGAAAAACCTGGTTTAAAAATCAATGCAAACGCTTCTTTATCGCTCATTTGATCAGCTTCGCGTTCTGTGATTAAATTTTTCTCCATAGCTTTTGCTTTTAACACATCAGCATCTAA
It includes:
- the serB gene encoding phosphoserine phosphatase SerB; this translates as MIKLCAFDFDSTLMDGETIDILAQEYGVGDAVKAITNKAMNGELDFFESLSARVALLEGMSIDQVKKCCENLPLMNGAKELCEYLKSKNIKIIVFSGGFHEGIDLIQNKLHFDFGFANFLHSKNNVLTGKVGGEIMFNNSKGIILQRLKKFLNLKTEEIMCVGDGANDISMFKECGLKIAFCAKEILKSHADVCIDKKDLKEIIKVIQ
- a CDS encoding chemotaxis protein CheW, with amino-acid sequence MNDKLSQVLQKQQSQIAEPDVDKEEDIIQLVGFVVGDEEYAIPILNIQEIIKPIEYTRVPSVPDYVLGVFNMRGNVMPLIDLAKRFNQGSSKMTPQTRYIVLKGMTNGNQTPAGNAGFVIDRLTEAIKIHRSRIDPPPETLLKEKGMIFGIGKREENILTILKAEALLKREF